The DNA window CATCGAGCGGGAGTTCGGTCTGCTGGAGATCCATTCCGAGCAGCAGGCCGAGGTGCTCGCCTCCGGACAGGCGGTGCTCGACGAGCTGGGGATGTCCGAGACCGACCGGATCAAGCCGGTGATCGCGTCGACGCAGTTCATCACCAACGTGCACCCCTACCAGGCGCAGCTGCTCAACAAATGGCGCAAGGGCTCGATGATGATGCCCGGGCAGAGCCTGTTCGTCATGGAGGTGGCACCCGCGGCCTACATCGCGGTCGCGGCCAACGAGGCCGAGAAGGCCGCCAACATCACCGTCATCGAGCTGCGGGCCGTCGGCCGCTTCGGGCGCATGTTCCTGTCGGGGACCGAGAGCGAGGTGCAGTCGGCGCGGGACGCCGCGGTCGCCGCGCTCGAGGCCATGCCCGGTCAGGAGATGAAGAGATGACGGTGTGGGGGGCCGACGCGGTCGAGGACGCCCACCGCGCCGGCCAGGCCCTCGTCATCGCGGCCCGGGACATCCTGACCCCGTTGGCCCAGGAACGGGCCCGTGAGCTGCAGGTGGCGATCACCACCGCGGTCACACCGCCGACCGCCGTGACACCACGGGCATCCGCGCCGTCGCCGGCCGCCGGCCCGGCTCCCGTGACACGTGCATCCGCGAGCACCGCACCGGCTCCGCCCGCCCCGGTGCTGGTCCGGGCCCGCGCCGCGCCCCGGGCCTGGGTCTACAGCCCGCCCGCCCCGTTCGTCGGCGCCCCCTCGGGGGCGCTGTACCGGCGGGGTGCGCCGGTGGCGGGTCGGTCGGCGGTCCGCGCCGGCGGGCCGCCGCGCCCGGTGGTCGTCGGTGCCGGCCGCACCGGCCGGGTGGTCGTCGTCGGGGCCGGGCACGTCGGCATGATCGCCGCCCTGCGACTGGTCGACGCCGACCAGTTCGCCGAGGTCGTGCTGGTCGACATCGACGAGGGGCGGGCCGCCGGGATCGCGCTTGACCTCACCCACACCGCGGCGCTGTCGGGGTTCGCCACCGCGGTCCGCGGCGTCGGCACGGTGGAGGCGGCCGGGCCGGCCGACTACGTCGTCATCACCGCCGGCAAGCCCCGCCAGCCCGGGATGAGCCGTTCCGACCTGATCTCGACCAACGCGGCGATCGTCGGCGACCTGGCCAGGCGGTGTGCCGCGGTCTCACCGGACGCGGTCCTCGTCGTGGTCACGAACCCGCTCGACGAGATGACCCAGCACGCCTGGCAGGCGTCCGGTTTCCCTTCGTCCCGGGTGGTCGGGATGGCCGGAGTGCTGGACACCGCGCGCTTCCAGGCGCTGGCTGCGTTGGGCGGGTCGTTCCGCGCCGACCAGGTCTCGGCCTGGGCGTTGGGCAGCCACGGCGAGGAGATGGTTATCCCGCTGTCGCAGGCCCGGATCGACGGACGTCCCCTCACCGACCGGATACCGAGCGCAGACGTGCGGGCCGTGGTCGACCGCGCCCGGGGCTCCGGGGCCGAGGTCGTCGGGCTCCTGAGGTCCGGCAGCGCGTTCATGGCCCCGGGCATGTCCGCCGCCCGGATGGTGCTGGCGATGGCTCGCGACTCCGGAGAGGTGCTGCCCGCTGCGGTGCTGGCCGACGGCACCTACGGGATCCGGGACGTCTACGTCGGACTGCCCGCCCGACTCGGCCGGCACGGCGTGACCGGCATCGTCCCGGTGGACCTGCAACCGGACGAGCTGGCCGCGTTGCGGGCGGCTGCGGACCGGATCCGCGAACGGCTGGCCGACCTGGCGACGGCGTCGTGAACCCCGGGGGGCGGCGACGGTGAAGGCGGTCGTGCACGACGGTCGGGGCGGCGTGCGGGTGGCCGAGGTGCCCGATGCCGAACTGCTGGATCCCGGTGACGCCGTCGTCCGGGTCCGGCGGGCCGCGGTCTGCGGCACCGATCTGCACGTGCTCGCCCATCACGACGGTCTGCCGGCGGGGACGACGCTCGGCCACGAGTTCGTCGGTGAGGTCGTCGCGGTCGGCGCGGCCGTGAGCGCCCACTGGGTCGGAGACCTGGTGGCGGGCGCGGACTTCTCGGCCTGCGGGACCTGCTGGTGGTGTCGACGGGGGCATCACTGGGAGTGTCCCGAACGTCGGTTCTTCGGTACCGGGACGACGTTCGGCCCGGCCCTGGCCGGGGCGCAGGCCGAGTTGGTCCGGGTGCCGTTCGCCGACGCCACCCTGCAGGCCGTCCCGTCCGGGGTCTCCGCGGACCGGGCCGTCTTCCTGGGCGACACCCTGGCCACCGGTTACGCCGCGGTGCGGCGCACGGGCGCCCAGCCGGGGGACACGGTGGCGGTGCTCGGCGGCGGACCGGTCGGCCAGCTGTGCAGCCTCGTCGCCCAGGCGTGCGGGGCCGGGGTGGTCCTGCTCGTCGAGCCGGTGGAGGCGCGTCGGGCCCTCGCGGCGCAGGAGGGCGCCGTCGCCGTGGAGCCCGACCGGGCGCGCGCCGTCCTGGACGGCCTGACCGACGGTCGCGGAGCCGATGCCGTCGTCGACGCCGTCGGGGGCCGGGTCGGACTCGATATGGCCTTCGGCCTGGTGCGCCGCGCCGGCACCGTGGTCTCGGTCGGGGTGCCGGCGTCGACCGAGTGGGCGATGCCCGTCGAGCGGGCCTTCGTCGACGAACTCACCGTGGGGTTCGCGGTGGGCAACTACCTGCGCGACGGCGCCCCGGTGGGCGCGCTCGTCCGCTCCGGTCTGGTCGACCCGCTCGCGCTGGGGCCCCTGACGGTCGGTCTGGACGAGGCGCCGGAGGCATACCGGGCCATGATCGATCGACGTACCCTCAAGACACTGATCGCGTTCTGACACCGATGGAGGTGGGCTCGATGACGTGCCCGGATCGGACCCGACGGTGACCGCTGTGCTGACGCCCGCCGCTGGTTCCCCGGTGGCGGGGTGCGCGCACACCCCGTCCGTTGACACCGACCTCACCCGCCTCCTGCAGACCGTTCCCGACGAGATCGATTCCGCGGCATCCCATGTCGCGCAGGCGGCCGGGGACCTGCTGAGGACGGCGGTGTCGGTCGCCGGGTGGACGGGACACCGCTGGGTGGCCCTCGCCGGCCCGGTCGTGCCACTGCCCGGGCACCCGCTCCCTGGTACCGCCCCCGGTCGTGCCGGCACCCCGGACGGCCGGATCGTCCTGTGCTGGGACCCGTCGATCGCCGCCGCCGAGGCGCAGCCACTGCTCGTCCAGGCCTGCGTCTGGTTGGCCCTGTTGCACCGGTCCCGCGGGACGCAGGGCCCGGCGACCGCCACGCCGGACGCCGAGTCGCTGGCCGTCCGCGAGGTCGTGCAGCAACTGCTGACGGTCCGCGACCTCGACCGGGTCATGACGGCCATCGCCGAGCGCACGTTGCGGCTGCTCGACGCCGACATCTGCGGCGTCATGTTGCGTGACGGCGATGTCGTCGACATGCGGGCCTGCGTCGGGAACCGCTGCCGGGAGACCACGCGGCTACGGATGCGGCGCGGTCAGGGTCTGGCCGGTCTGGTCTTCGACACCGGCCGGCCGGCGAAGGTCGACTCCTATCTGGACGATCAGACCATCAGCGACGACTTCATGTCGCTGGCGCAGCGCGAGGAGACGCTGTCGGCGCTGGCCGTCCCGCTCAGCCTGCAGGGCGAGTTCCTCGGGGTGCTGGAGGTCTGGCGACGCCGCGCCTCGATCTTCACCGAGCAGGACGTCCGGCGGATGGTGACGCTGGCCGACATCGCCACCGTGGCCATCGACAACGCCCGTCAGCACGACGTCGGGGCCGCGGCCACCGCCGAGGCCGAAGCCGCTCGGGACGAACTGCAGCGGCAGGTGGCGGTCCTGGACCATTCCAGCCGGCTGCAGCACAGCCTGCTGACCACCGTCGTCGAAGGCGGCGGCCTGCCCGCCGTGGTGCACGCCGTCGGCACCGAGATGGGCTGTGAGGTCGCGGTCTTCGGACCGGACGGGAGTTCGTTGGCCGCCCACCATCCCGACGGTGCCGACCCGGTGCTGCCGGAGCGGCTGGCACTGCGGTCCATGGGGCGCCCCGATCCGGTCGGCAGCGGGCGCTGGTCGCGACCGGTCTACGCCGACGGCGACCGGGTCGGCCAGGTGGTCCTGGTGCAGGGGGTGCAGTCGGCGGAGCTGATGACCGCGGTCGTCGGGCACGTCGCCATGGCCTGCTCACTGGCCTCGCTGCGGGAACGCGCGGCCAGCCGGGCCCGGGCGCAGGCGGTCGACCAGGTTCTCTGGGACCTGCTGCAGGGGCCTGTCGAACACCGGGTCGCCGCGCGGAGCCGGGCTCAGCAGCTCGGCATCACCCTGCCCGGCGCGCTGCGCGTGCTCCATGCCCGACTGGAGAACATCGAGGACCTCGCCGCCGCGCAGGGCTGGGACACCTCGCAGACCGACAAGGTGCGACGCAGTGTGCTGCGGGTCGTCAAGGACGTGGACTCCGCCCGCCGGCTCGTCCTCGTCGGGATGCGCGGCGACCTGCTGGTCGGCGTCGGCGGCGACCTGACCCGTGACGCCGCCCGGCAGCTCGCCGCCGCGGCCCGGGCCGCGGTGCACGCCGAACGGCCTGGGTTGCAGCTCACCTGGGGGGTGAGCCGTGAACACGACAACCCGATCGAGCTGCCCAACGCATTGCGCGAGGCGGAGACGGCCCTGGCCGCCGCCCGTCGGCTCGGTGGGCGGGAGGCCTTCCTCTACGAGGAACTCGGCATCGTCCGGCTGTTGCTCGGCTCCGGGGACGACCCGGATCTGCAGACCTTCATCGACGAGGTGACCGGCCCGCTGATCGCCTACGACCACGACAACGACGGAGCGCTGATCCGCACCCTGCGGGCGTTCTTCGACGCCGACTGTTCCCAGCGGGTGGCCGCGGAACGACTGTTCATCCACCACAAGACGATGCGCTACCGCCTGGAACGCATCCGACAGCTCACCGGGCTGGACCTGAACCGCCACGAGGACCGCATGCGAGCCGACTTCGCGCTGCGCCTGCTGGAGATCAATCAGCCGACCGACGAGCCCGACGCCCGGCCCCAGCCGGCGCTCTGAGCATGACCCGGCGGGGGGAGCGGCGAGTCGGGCGGTGGTCGGCCGGTCAGACCGGCGGGGTGAACGCCTGTCCCACGATTCCTTCGGTCTCGCCGTGCGGCCGCGCGATGATGTGGCTGGCGACGAGGTCGCCGACCCGCGCGGCCGCCACCCGGCCCGCGTCGATGGCGGCCTTGACCGCCCCGACGTCGCCGCGGACGGCGACCGACACCTGGCCGTTGCGCAACGTCCGGTACCCCTCGACCTCGACGTTCGCGGCCTTGACCATGGCGTCGGCAGCCTCGATCGCCCCCACCAGG is part of the Nakamurella flava genome and encodes:
- a CDS encoding alcohol dehydrogenase catalytic domain-containing protein, which produces MHDGRGGVRVAEVPDAELLDPGDAVVRVRRAAVCGTDLHVLAHHDGLPAGTTLGHEFVGEVVAVGAAVSAHWVGDLVAGADFSACGTCWWCRRGHHWECPERRFFGTGTTFGPALAGAQAELVRVPFADATLQAVPSGVSADRAVFLGDTLATGYAAVRRTGAQPGDTVAVLGGGPVGQLCSLVAQACGAGVVLLVEPVEARRALAAQEGAVAVEPDRARAVLDGLTDGRGADAVVDAVGGRVGLDMAFGLVRRAGTVVSVGVPASTEWAMPVERAFVDELTVGFAVGNYLRDGAPVGALVRSGLVDPLALGPLTVGLDEAPEAYRAMIDRRTLKTLIAF
- a CDS encoding BMC domain-containing protein, which translates into the protein MAQGALGLVETRGLVGAIEAADAMVKAANVEVEGYRTLRNGQVSVAVRGDVGAVKAAIDAGRVAAARVGDLVASHIIARPHGETEGIVGQAFTPPV
- a CDS encoding BMC domain-containing protein, which translates into the protein MTSPTLRTYAFIDRMQPQCAAHIAATSPGDVPLAGMAELYIEMAPGNEVFRAADIALKAAGVRPALQIIEREFGLLEIHSEQQAEVLASGQAVLDELGMSETDRIKPVIASTQFITNVHPYQAQLLNKWRKGSMMMPGQSLFVMEVAPAAYIAVAANEAEKAANITVIELRAVGRFGRMFLSGTESEVQSARDAAVAALEAMPGQEMKR
- a CDS encoding malate dehydrogenase, whose protein sequence is MTVWGADAVEDAHRAGQALVIAARDILTPLAQERARELQVAITTAVTPPTAVTPRASAPSPAAGPAPVTRASASTAPAPPAPVLVRARAAPRAWVYSPPAPFVGAPSGALYRRGAPVAGRSAVRAGGPPRPVVVGAGRTGRVVVVGAGHVGMIAALRLVDADQFAEVVLVDIDEGRAAGIALDLTHTAALSGFATAVRGVGTVEAAGPADYVVITAGKPRQPGMSRSDLISTNAAIVGDLARRCAAVSPDAVLVVVTNPLDEMTQHAWQASGFPSSRVVGMAGVLDTARFQALAALGGSFRADQVSAWALGSHGEEMVIPLSQARIDGRPLTDRIPSADVRAVVDRARGSGAEVVGLLRSGSAFMAPGMSAARMVLAMARDSGEVLPAAVLADGTYGIRDVYVGLPARLGRHGVTGIVPVDLQPDELAALRAAADRIRERLADLATAS
- a CDS encoding helix-turn-helix domain-containing protein → MTAVLTPAAGSPVAGCAHTPSVDTDLTRLLQTVPDEIDSAASHVAQAAGDLLRTAVSVAGWTGHRWVALAGPVVPLPGHPLPGTAPGRAGTPDGRIVLCWDPSIAAAEAQPLLVQACVWLALLHRSRGTQGPATATPDAESLAVREVVQQLLTVRDLDRVMTAIAERTLRLLDADICGVMLRDGDVVDMRACVGNRCRETTRLRMRRGQGLAGLVFDTGRPAKVDSYLDDQTISDDFMSLAQREETLSALAVPLSLQGEFLGVLEVWRRRASIFTEQDVRRMVTLADIATVAIDNARQHDVGAAATAEAEAARDELQRQVAVLDHSSRLQHSLLTTVVEGGGLPAVVHAVGTEMGCEVAVFGPDGSSLAAHHPDGADPVLPERLALRSMGRPDPVGSGRWSRPVYADGDRVGQVVLVQGVQSAELMTAVVGHVAMACSLASLRERAASRARAQAVDQVLWDLLQGPVEHRVAARSRAQQLGITLPGALRVLHARLENIEDLAAAQGWDTSQTDKVRRSVLRVVKDVDSARRLVLVGMRGDLLVGVGGDLTRDAARQLAAAARAAVHAERPGLQLTWGVSREHDNPIELPNALREAETALAAARRLGGREAFLYEELGIVRLLLGSGDDPDLQTFIDEVTGPLIAYDHDNDGALIRTLRAFFDADCSQRVAAERLFIHHKTMRYRLERIRQLTGLDLNRHEDRMRADFALRLLEINQPTDEPDARPQPAL